The DNA sequence CATTTTCCACCATACTTCGCGTAAGCTTTTTGATGCGCCGTTTCGCAAGGTCTATGCCTTCTTCTCGCATCGCCTGGACAACAGAGTCGCTGCGCTTTATCCTTGAATGCCATCTTTTCCTACAGTAATAATTCTTTGCGCCTGCGCCAAAGGCATGTCCGTTCTTCGATAGCTTATTGTAGAATGCCTCTGCCATCTTGCTTCTTCCCACATTTGCCTTGCAGATGAAAAGAACCTTCATAAAATTGGCCTATGCCGCAGCGTAACTTTTAGGACTATTGCCCTTTAAATAAAAGGGTATAAAAGCACTTCACACCCTTTAATATGCAAGTGGTAGCATGGGAAAGATAGAAGCCTACATACCAAATGTCAGA is a window from the Candidatus Micrarchaeum acidiphilum ARMAN-2 genome containing:
- a CDS encoding protein tyrosine phosphatase — translated: MKVLFICKANVGRSKMAEAFYNKLSKNGHAFGAGAKNYYCRKRWHSRIKRSDSVVQAMREEGIDLAKRRIKKLTRSMVENADVVIALVDRAGPKKTCLNMLGEAKNTGFGR